Within Anopheles ziemanni chromosome 2, idAnoZiCoDA_A2_x.2, whole genome shotgun sequence, the genomic segment CTTGTTACTAAAGTTTCGATTTAGGCTTCAAAGAGGTAaggtttttacaattttatagttttttcgtttcgctgtTTGCTGATTttgcttttctattttttgtatgtgtgtttccCTTCGCGGATAAGATATAACTAGGTTCTCATTGTTACTTACTAAACGGggttaaaaaaaagagtggATTATGTTTCCATCCACAACACAGAGGACGACATTCAAAGTCGCTCGTAAGGCATCTGCGAAACAACTTCTGAAAATTGGAAAGaaggaaattaaacaaaagtcacaaacacgaacgaaaaaaaacgagaaacagTGAAATCATTACTTATTTCCGTAGGTAgtagttcttttttatatCACACGacgaaaaagtaaacatacGTTCCATTTATTAACTGttaagaaaccaaaaactaaGAAGTGATTTTCCTCTACCATTTGCGTTTACACACGGGTGTTCAAACACTCTTTTACTGCGTTGGCAAAGGTGCATTGCATTAGTGTATTGAAACTGATcgtttcgaataaaaacaaaaaataaggaAACCTGTATCATCGTAGCTTTCCTTACAATGACCATTGGCCGTGAGAAAGCTTGCAGAAAAGCCAAACTCAGTGCGGTGGGAAAGATTTTAAGGAGGGGCGGAAAATACACGGGCATCAATTGATTTAGAAAAGATTGCCCGTGTACGGTTCGCCATTCGGCAGGACGTGCAGTTCTTCTTCGCGGAGCTGGTAGTAGCTTTTAAGGTACTGCGGTGCCTGGAAAAGCTTTGACTCGCCGCGCTTCCGGTCGATCGGAGATGGACAATCTGCGCCGTTGGTAGCAGTAGGTCGGTAAGGGTTGCACGCGCATCCAAAGAAAGTTAAGaatggatagaaaaaaaaagaaacaaacagaacgtTCCTTCAACGAAATTCATTGCTCCTTTTCCGTGGCGAGGGCTATGATCGTTTGCTAATCTCGAGCGATAAACTACCTTCGCACGTGAGTGTATCGATGATAAATGCACAGTTTGGTTCATCTTATGGAGCAATTACGTCTAGAGTCATATACAACCACATTACAGTACAAAGGAGATATATTAAACAAACGTTCTAAAATAAAAGGGGAAATCACCAAGCAGTAAAAAAAGATACACTTATCAAAtgttgtgcataatatgagaAAAACCGCTGTCCATGCAAACAAGTtgtaaataacaaaacaaaataccagAACAGTAAGTGTACGCAAAGGAGTCAGCACAACTTTCTGGTGCAGGAAAAAAGAGGGAATAAATAAGAGATTtaacaacaaacaagcaaaatattatgaaatcataataaattaaaaaacaagcgAACAACGATCGTGCATCAAAGAACCAGCGAACAAGTAATATGTAAGAAATTGGAGTAGAAAAGAAAGTAGGCAAGAAAGTAACATAGCTCTTAGCGGAAGGCGGACGTACCTGAGCTGTACTGAGTGTACTGTTGATACTGCGGATGGAAATTGTGTATCGCGTCCGTCATAATATCCTTAGGGTTCATCGTTTCCTGTATGGGTAGGGAAAGCACGATCATGAGTCTCAATATACATATTTATTTGCAATGTTTCGCATTTTACGATTACGGTATGCTTTACCTTTAAACTGCTCGAAATGGATTGCATCGTAACGGATCGACCGTGGGCATCAGTCATGCAGCTTTGGGCGTACACCTTTTCGGAAAGGGAAGAATAAAATGAGTGCGATTGAGATTTAAGAGTGGCACACTCACCGTGTGCAAACGCCAGTCGAACTCACCTGGTACGGGAATGCATACCGCAGCGCGATGGCCGCAAACAACATTTCGATGCAGATGAAGAAGTTCTGATAGCCAGCCGACACCGTACCAGCGGATGTGGTTGAACCACCGGCATCAACGATCGGCGAGATGACTTCAGCCTTTTCCAGAATTGCCAGTCCAACACCTAGAACAGTACGGCCACAACATAAGTCATAAGCTTCCACCAATGCGGACCCGGATAATTACCCACGGGAAGACTTACCTTGCCAGAAGGACAGGAAAATAACGGATTTGACGGTGCAGAACTTCAGTACCGGATCGAACGGCGTCAGCAGGTCCCGGGTGGCGAAATAGAACAGATACAGTCCATACAGGGCGAGTGAAACCGAGATATTATAGATGACGGTGATGTAAATGTAACCTCCGTCGGCACTGTtccgaaaacgaaacaaaacaaaaaatacaatgtGACTGTGAATAACAGAAATGTTTCATCATacggttgttttatttatagtaACAGAGTAAAGGCAGTCAGCAGAAGAAACCCACGAACTTTCTTTAAGCTTGTCGTTACTGGAGCACTCTTTGGTGATCAATCATAAGCAGCAGTTCTTTGTTGGTTTTGATTGAGTTTTGAGAACTGGAGCTTTCGCAAATCCAAAGACACGTTGAAACGTTCTCCCCCTTTTTAAACATAGATTTTGTTGACGAATGCCTTCCGAATTACAGCTCGAGCCAGGTCATAATTTTGTACCATGAACCTTATGGttagttgaaaaaaaagtgagaTAAAATTCACTGGCATACATCTGTTTGTACACTTGAAGCAGCTTAGTTCCTCTGTTATCCAACTAAACTTAGGTACAATGGTTTGAACAATAATATTGCGTTACATAAGCAATGTCGTCATTCTTACGATGTTTTTGTTGACCCAGTTTTGCACTCTATCGGAATACATACTGGGATTGATTTGTATTTCAAGGATTGCATGCAAACTTTGGATCAATAACCAAGGTACGTTCTGCGAAAATGCAACTGGTATTCTTATTCGGATAACGAGTTGTTCCTTAGTTCGTGTAACACACAAGGGGCAATGTTACGGAACAGAAAGCGTTTTCTTATTTAAGAATTGATTATTCTAAGCGTCCGGAGTATTTAATTGAACGTTTCTCAAATTGCGTAAAACCAATTTGCAGTGAGCGCAGATTGTTGAATTCCATTCTACGGCTTTGCATGACAACATCAAAATCACATCAACGGACACAAAGATCTTGGTACTGACAGTACGCGTCAGTCAAGGACGAAATTCAATTTAGGCCCAACGTTCGCCCGCGTAACCCACACGCGGCCTCCATTCCTACCTCCAGTCACCATCGTGGTAGTGGTTGAACGCCTGCAGGAAGATGATAATGAACGCCATCAGTGGCTTGACCAGGCAGAACTGCAGTGTCGCTTGCTTGCAGAACCGCAGGAACCCGATCGTGTAGGTTTTGCCCGCCAGGCAGCACGTCCCGTACAGGCAGGACGATTTGATCGGCTTGCCGCGGATCTCCGACATAATGTTGCCCTCGCCGCCCAAGTATTCGTAGCACAGCGACAGGAAATTGTAGATGACGAACGCTGCCGGGACAGAAGAGCAAAACGTTAAACGTTGCCACTTGGCATCCGGAAAGGAGAAGGACAATCATACCCTCGTAGCAGTCACGCACGGTGAAAAAGTACACGTAGACGCTTTCGGAGTTGAAGAACAGTAAGCTGACCCAAGAGTAGGTGGCGTAGATCGGCACGATGAATAGTATTCGGACAATCCATCGCTGCTCCTGTGGGTTCGTGTACCATCGAAGGTGTTGGTAGATCTACGAAGAATAAATAGAACGCAAAAGGATACACAATTAGTACAATCGTTAATGTAAAACAGCACTTCCAGAACAAGTTCATttattgaaacatattttatttaattattttacaatatcacttaaaaatttttaaaaaatcaatcaaagttagatttttttaaattttaagtaAGTTTTCCTTGCATGATTTCATTAACTCAGCGAAATCGGAtcaggtaattttttttcaaataaaagaaaatctttCCTTCAAAATAGTTCGAGAAATGAATTTAGGCCATCTTCCGTTTACAACCGTTGAAGACAGATGAAACAATGTGGAAAATCGATGCGAAACACAACAGAAAATATACCGGTCCGCACAGTTCGTTTCGGGCGGAATGTTTCTCACCCTTATTCCCATGGGTAGTTTACACTAAATCGTGCCCGACTTTACCTTTCCCTTCactcccaccaccaccctccTCCTGCCCAGTGGTCACTTACGAATGGCCTGCATTTCCTTCTTACCCATTGCGTTCGGCTCGATTTCACGAACGGGCCTTTATTTCTGATGACGCCAGTGCGGATGGGGATCTACTGCACTAGGGctttataaaatattcatcacaCTGAAAGTGAAACATGAATATATCcaaccgaaaggaaaaggcGTTCCACAAGAGATAAAACACGAagtaaatatttacaaatgaagaaaaaaagagagtaTTGCAAGTGTAGTGTCATCATTTGGTACCCGTTGACGACGTAGCCCAGAGAGTGGTGCCGGTTAAAGATCGGACGAAAACGGTAGGAAAACGAACCATTTTTTGCAAGGCGTGTACTTGGGGCTTGCCTCCGCTGGTCGTAATGGAGGCTCGTGAACacgcacaaaaaaacaaatggaagccAGCCCATTCACAACAGAAGATATAATGGAATAATTTTCCAGTCATCTTCGTTCGGCCCCCGTTTTTTTACGTGGGTGATTTTTGATGGCTTTAAAATAACTTTACAGtcaccaattttgtttttctccccgGGGGTGTCTCGCCGGGAAAACTATGACCTTTCGGTTTGGTGGTTCGGTTGGCAAGGCGCTATGATGCCTTCTGCTCGCGAAGATGATGTTGTCATCAGGCATCCATCCGACAAAAGAAAAGCGACACAGGAGCAAATACGAGATAATACCCTGTTTCATCATCGACCGAAAGGAAAATCACATCAACAACATCGACGTCGGGATAGACCGTCTCCTACTTTTTGAGTTCAAACCGGGCTTCAAACGACATTTAAAGCATGTCTTTGGTAATAAAAGCTTTCGCAGGATGCGCTCATTGGAGGGTTTACTTGTCTCCCGATCGATGGTTCAAGTGAGGGAAATGTTTATAATAATGAGGTGttttatggatgtagtttttttATGCCTATGTCTTATGTTACTTTTTTTGGATGTAGTGTTTTTTATGCTATGAACATCGATAAAATATAAGGAGTAATTCAAGAAACATTATTTTGTATCTGTTACAACACAAAAAACGTAAAGAGAACTCTTTAATAttctgaaaaataattttcggaAATGCTCCACAACATAAATTGCACATTGAACATATGTTTCAGACACCAATCGTAGGCAACATTTagctgttggaaaaaaaaatacagaagACATCTGGAATCGGGGGCGAATATACGAAATACCAAAAACCAACATCAAATTTTGAACGGATTTTGCTAGCCCTTCGAAAGAAAATATTGGtctgttttttggttttggtatcAAACACACCGGCTTCCCGCGAGGCGGTGCAGTGGAGTGGGCAGTGGTGGAACGACGGAAACTAACACATCTTTCACAAACATTGTTGTTTACTGTGGCTAAAATAGCAGCAGCGGGTGGGGGACTGTGTAGTGACAGGAAGCAAAACCTCATACCACAAAATCGATCAACCGTCAAGTCAAAAGGAAGCCGGAAAAATCTGCCATTTCGGCAACCACCAGAGCGCGTTCTCCATCGTTGTGCtcccaaaagaaaaataaacaaacgaaccCAAAATGCATTTCTCAAATGCGGCACACGGTAGGGGGTGTGGTGTTAGAagtttttcaatcaaatataCATCTGCTCGGAAAGGAAGGGTAGCGATTAAGTAATCCGACTACGGCCGGAGTATGAAATATGCTATGGAACACACCAAAGCAAAGCTAGGTTTAAAACTATGTACAACTACAATTTAAATGTATGCTTTTGGTATGTTATTTAGTAGAAAAgaatcgaaagaaaacaagtacAGCACATCGATAAATTCATGCACTCGTCTTACATTTCGATAATGGCCACATTTATCAGACCCGCACAGCAAACACTTGGCGTGTATTTATCGTAGTAATGTTcaccaaaagaaaacccccgtGAGCAAGGGAAAGAGGGACCGAGTTTTCTCATTCGATTTTGTTTGCCTTGCATGAAGCAGTTTACATAAACTGCACACGCGATTCACGTTGCCACCATTTTAAAAGCCACCCGCCGGGCTAACAGCTACCGCCGCGGTAAAAGCATTTTCCCGTTTGTGTGTGAAAAGTTCTTGCCAGAAAATAAAAGCCCAAAACGGTTGAAATCGAGATGGATTAACGGCACGTACGACCTTTAATCCTCAATAAATGGGCGAAGCGTTGGTGCACccaagaaatggaaaattttagGCACCCATCCAGGGTAGCTAATGTTTGTTGTGTAATtttaggaaaacaaacattgaaaacGTTCCCAATTCTCACCTGCAAAAATCAATGATAGCCGCGAGCAGATTACCCGTTTTCCTCCACATACAACTTTCTTTAACAATCCCCAAAGTAGTGTAACTGGAAATTGCTGAGACTTTCATtctaaaacattacaaaagcTTAGAGATTTATGATGACAAGCATGAACTAGAGAGTTGAAAAATACATCTTTAGCTTCCGGTGAAATAGCATTTGCTAGTCGTGCTAAGTACTAAAACAACATATAATATATCCGGGTTTAACTAGACACAAGGCTGCCACCATATGCAGTACAATTACTAGTTTCTCGACCTCACGTTCTTAGATAAGGGCGAAGATGAATTTTCTATATGGTCTTGCTATGAGAAATGTGGTACTTGAACTGCTAAACGCCAACTTTACACCCAACTTCACGGTAGAATAAACacagcaaaacatttccatcacTTACCAGATGCAACCATCTACTAAAGAAACCACTTAGTTATACCGTGAGCTATCTAAAGGCTTTTCTCTCATTCGTTTTGTGCGACGAATGTGAAAAAGTAACATATGAATCATTGCATGAAGTGCGTTGTTCAGACAGGACTCGGTGCACAGGTGGAGCTAATTGACAATTCAAAACCCCTCTTTCCTTGAATGGGGAAAAACTGCATCTTTTCTACAACACAAGAGATTGAAAGCAGGGCCTATGAATATGCTCGTATACATGAATGCGGCTGATATTCCATTTTATAACTTCCATTCCACCGAGCTAACTGATTCGAGTAGTGCAGAGCTGAGTGGTCTATGAGCCTGCTTAACAAATATTTCACAAATGATATTCTTGACAATCTGTATGCCGAGGGagatttttcatgaaataaAGAAACTCAGTCGTAAGAAAATAAGCTACTATATACGATGAATTTCCTTTAAAATGCAATctagaaattaaaacatatttacatatttgtttaccaaaaaaaaaaagaaatactatttcttttttacattatttcaCCCTCTAGTTATGGCCAATACAACGTTTTTAGCCGATTGTTTCGCCATTTCTTTAACGTGGTAAATTTTCCAAAAGTGATAAAGCACAAACGAGATTGTCATCAACTGTTTCGATTTACTTCCACCATTGCGCGATAGCGTGCTGTAAAGGAAACAGACGCCACGTCACACGCCTGATAGACAACGTCGACGAATATGTCGAAACAACTTTGCGGCAATCATTGTATCGACATTGATAAGGCCTGCGGGAACATGGCACATTTGAGGTGGTGAGATTGAGCACGCTACCCCGTATAGAAGATTGAaaagtggtggaaaacaagAATATTTTCGTTTCCAGTAAATGGGTAAGATAATGTTTgaactgtttttttgttatgcaCATAATGCAAATTATGAACACTTTGATTGAATAAGAAATCAGGAAAATAGAACCCCGGACGCGCTCCGACACATTCCATATTCCTCCCTCACTCAGAGCGTAGTATTTTTAGTTCAgggcaaacggaaaacaaattcatACTTTCTTTCTCGAGAGTGAACTTAGCGATTCTGCGAATACTAACGACCTACTACTTATCGATTTTTGTCGCAAATCTGACGACTTCATActttctattttttatttaaatcttcCTTCGACAGAAACGCAACGAGTCCAACTATTTTCCCAATCACTTATGACTGTGCAGCTAATGCCGAAGCCATAGCAATGCCAATGAAGCAACGGATCTAGAGCGTGGTACGACTTCGATCTGCGGGCTGGAAATAGAAGAAAAGCTTCTTTCACCTCGCGATAGGTAGGTCGTTGCTGTAATCCGACGGTGAACTTAAGTAAACTCGGGCAAATAAACTTCGAACAGATATAAACACGTACTGTTTTGCTTCTTTACCAAGGCTATCGGTTTCTAATCAAAGTGTAGAAGGTCGTTTATTTATCTCTGCATAACTTTAGATACTTAATTTGacattatttttgttcaaaacgAATActacaaaaaagttaaaaagagtaaattaaaaagtagactactaaaaaaaataaaaaattaaatctatgATAACATTACTAAAGATATTCGTGCATCAGTCATTAAGTATTGAGGAATCGTAAAATAGCGGTTGTTTTTCCAATGTCGTCATTCGGAGTGCATTTcaccaaatttaatttccgcCCAGGATAACGAATGCTTTCGCATCTGCAAGCGCCGCCACGGAGCGTGAAAAACGTCAGAGGACACACACTCATGATTACCGGTTCGAGCGGAAAACTCCTACCTGGGAGGGTGTCAGGTCGACATAACGCACTGGCGGATCGAGGCCGTTTGGTCACACGCGCCAATGTTTAGTGTCATAAAGTGAAAGGACTCCACGCTTACCATTACCTCACGGTGGGCTGGTCAGTTACGTGAAAAACTGGTCCACCACCTGGACCTGGAGCTGATCGACACAAAGTGGAAGAAAAGTGAGTCCGGGGAAACCTAGCTTTTTGGAAAACGTTCGCAAGGATTAGGCGGAAGTCAAGTGACGGTGTAGTGAAGCTTGTCAGTGAAGTGCCACGCTCGTGTTTTATGCAAACGTGCGCCTGCTGACTGTGAAGTTTTGTAACTTGCGCTCCTTTCTCCGTCCCACTTCGCGGTTGGCGATAATAGCGGCGAGCCATCTTCACGCGTCACACATGATCGGTCATATGTAAAGTATGGACGCCTTAAGAAACATTTGAACACAACCTAACGAATGTCGTGTGGATTACATTGGCTAGCGGTGGTTTGTAACAAAATCGTCAAAATAGAAGCATCCAAAGGAGTGCCGCACACGAACGTCGCACACCTGACACGATCGATTTATGACGTTCAGCGCGAGGTTGTGCGTGCGTTCGTTGTTTGGTGCTTCCGTATTAATAACATGCTCACGGCAATAGTTCCACCGACCGGAACCCTCACCCTGCCAGGGCCGACCCCGATAATTCATTCATAATTCAATACCGGCCTGAGGCGGTATTTCATCCCCACTTTCCCACGATTTTCATACGGAAAAAGGCACTTCCAATCGGCAGTCTCAAAATCTGACCCAGGGCTAGGTGGATCTAATTTTCGATTAGGCGGGATACAAACTGGGAGGTTTTTCTAAGCATGTCCTGTGGGGGGAGTACTTCTTTGAAAAGCGAACATCCATTAACGGTACGGTTATCAATATGCAATGATGTTGAGGGAGAATTAGAATAAATTAGTCACGATTTTCTCCAAGTTACTTACAATTACCCTTCAAAAAGTCAATTATAATTGGAAACAGCATTTGAAAACCCTAATTAATTCCGGATTAgaaagaaattttaaatttctaacTATCCATCCACAAGTCAAATCCGCTAGCTGGTAGCATAAAAggtaataataaattcaaaggGTGAGTGCTCTCAAAAATCGATATTATTGATTGACACTGACACTCCTTGCGCCACACACCTTTTATATGGTTTGCTTGCAATGCGGGAAAAAAGCAGAAAGTGAGTGATTCTTTTTCAACACTCCCTAATTTTTCGTGACATTGACTGATCTACGGACACAGGCAGTTCTAATGTTTATAAATTACCAACTAAAATAAAAGAGGAAACGTCTAACGATCATCTCACACTATTTGAATACGatacaataaaattattattaaattaaatttttaccaCAATCATAAGAAAACTATTTAGCAACCCACAATGTTCCTGATTACTGATTAAATTTATCATCATATCTAGCAACTCATGTTAATTATGATGGCAGCAAGAAGAATATTTTTAGCttgtaagttttatttttacaatttttagcTTCCTTCTTGTTGGCCACACCAAAATCCACCCATCCCCTGGGTAACCTTCGTGTTTTTTGACGCATTGAAGGTGCGTTGAACGTTTTCATAGATGTCGTATAATCTCCGTTCCGTGCCAATAGGATATTTGTGTATTTCCTTACACCGATGTACCTCAATTCCCTGCTTCTGCTAGCAAAACACGGCACATGCAATCTGCCAAACAACTGCTAAACAGTCAACCGTCTGCTGATAATGATGAGCACGTGAAGTAAAACTCGaatgaagaagaaattaaTCCCTGTTTACTGCGGCTATAAGTCAAAAGTTGGGCTACCAGTTTgttgcaaagaaaaacacgacATTATCCAAACCCCTGAAAGCACTTTCTATCATGCACAAGAAACGGTCTGTTATTGGCAAAGCCGTTGCCCAAAGCTGTGTTTTGCAGGGAAATTAAAACCACAACCCAAGACGGTGGTAAAGCCACAGAACCGTTAGCTACCGTCACCGATACAAAGTGTGGTGTCCGGACCGGGCTGCAGTTGtctttaaattcaaattataacGCAATTTGTTGCTTAGAGGAGCGACCAACCAATGTGATCTCCGCACACTAGAGACCAGAGGAGAGGACGTGTTTGCGTAGCGCGAGAAAACGGCCGGGAGTTGGCCGGTTCTCGCATTTCGCCTGTCACGAAGCGCAGCGGCCGGAAATAGAGCAAATGGGAAATCGGAAAAGCCTTTTCATCACACATCATATCCGCCGCTGCGGTTGTCGTTTTATGACGGAGATGAATGACAGCTTGATGAGCAGGCCGGCGAGGGAAAAGGTGCCGACCGACACCGGCACACACTTTTGTCCTCTGCCatgtgaatgtgtgtttggTAGTGGTATAGTGTCGCAGTTCTTTGTATCGATTCTCGACGAAACGGCCCAACGACGGGGGCCCCACCAGTGCTAGAACCAGTTCCTGGTGAATTGTTGTAATTTGTGTGCCCGCTACACCATGTAATGATGAACATAATTGTTTTCACCTTCACCTACGCACTCTGCCGACACACCTTCCCGGCAACTGATGGCGCAAAAATGGCAACGTAATCACGCTAGATCAAATCGTTCGCTGCTGATACGCTTGTTACATACTGTGCCACCGGCGTGAACCTACCAGCCCCTTTCGCTGCTGGTGGAATTGCACACCCATACACCTTCCGATACTCTAATAACCGTGTGGTGATTTGAACGTTTGTCAGTAGGTGAATCATCTGCCTCAGATACTTATTTCCCATCGACGTTTCTTAGCACCTCACAACCGGACATAACGCTGATTTATCGCAACAGTATCGCCAGGCAACCTGGCAAAATGTCGGGGCAAACAGCAGCGGAATTGATCAGCTCGACAGCAAATGTCACAACTGTGTCAAGCAGACAACTAAATAACGAACCTTCATCGGGTCTGCTGGTAACACAAGATATCGCCATAGAAAAtaagtaaattttttttctttttcttcgtcttGCGCAACGATTGGGTTCCTCCAAGGTCTACCGTTTTTCGTAGGCTCAGTAgatgttgcaattttcataGAGAGGGAAAATGAATTAGAGGTTACTTTTATGTGgcgtttttcataaaaaaaaagtttagaaacttttgatttttgattGCTCATGTACAAAAAGCTCAACTTCTTCACGACCACATTTTGAAGGTGATATCGTATTTAAATCAACGATTTACTtgccaaaataataaaacatataaaaatacaaacacgGAGCTCTCAGTTTTCCTCTAACCACAAATATTTCAATCTTTTCTTCTCATCCCATATGACATTGATGTTAATGTAGTCCCTGGGGCTTTCCTAGTGGTTTGTCAACCTCACACACCAATCGATGTTAACGTGAAGTAACGTGCACAATCACTATGGACGTGTCGTCTTACGTCCGTGGCGTTATTACCGACTGTATGCAGAAACCACTTCGCAACGCAGCGGTCAACAATGCTAGTGATTCACCCAAAAGACGATATAAAGGCACAGTCGGAGGTAGGAAGAGAACATGCTCGTACAAGGTTACTTTCTGCCCCGCACTTGATACGCACAAACGCACGAACTTACAAGACGTTACGTTGTGCACGTGTCGCCTTGCAATAATAAACGACCGCCAGGCCAATCGAGAGACAGCACTGCAAATGTCATCGAGCGAAATGAAGTGTGTTTGAGGAAGCACATTTGAAAAAATCACTTACACAAAGCCGTACCTCATTATCGTAGCAGAAGAAACATCGTCGGACCAAAAGCAAAAAGTACTCCACTATCCTAGCGAGAGAAAAGGGTACAAATTGAAGCATCACATCTTGAAAGCCCACTTACTGCTCGTCACCATAAATCGTTCTTCTTTTAGTACCGTCGGCACTCGTTCAACTTCATTTCAGAGCAATCGGTTCGCTCAGTGCACAGCAGGTGAACGCTGTATTTATGCTGGggaacatcgaaaaacaaaaatccagcAAAGAAACAAGCTTGCGAAGGAAGGTTTTGGGGATGGCCACGGTGAAAGAATCAACAGGTAGTTTTCTCTTCGTTTTTCTCGCTGTGCcaacgaaaacaacacaaaccaaTGCAAAGTGATACGGCTCATCAGAGATGGGGAAGAGGAGAATTAACATTCAAAGAAAACATAGCTTCTTGCAGACGGATACACCCAGCTTGTTACAGAGCATAAACAGATGCGCACCTACATTTTCAATCGTTAAAACATGCTTtcctgattttgtttttcattttcggtgTGTTTTGCAGAAACAATCGACACACgaaaatcgctttccggtTACGTGAGCACCAGGGACTACGGAACCGCGCCATTGATGCTTGAA encodes:
- the LOC131283111 gene encoding transmembrane protein 184B isoform X3; translated protein: MSTEHPAASELLANATVASSTAKANIAVRATEAAPAAALAIDPIINHVGDGIFLQAKTAQIFAGICVWMALFITCQQIYQHLRWYTNPQEQRWIVRILFIVPIYATYSWVSLLFFNSESVYVYFFTVRDCYEAFVIYNFLSLCYEYLGGEGNIMSEIRGKPIKSSCLYGTCCLAGKTYTIGFLRFCKQATLQFCLVKPLMAFIIIFLQAFNHYHDGDWSADGGYIYITVIYNISVSLALYGLYLFYFATRDLLTPFDPVLKFCTVKSVIFLSFWQGVGLAILEKAEVISPIVDAGGSTTSAGTVSAGYQNFFICIEMLFAAIALRYAFPYQVYAQSCMTDAHGRSVTMQSISSSLKETMNPKDIMTDAIHNFHPQYQQYTQYSSVVSQMPYERL
- the LOC131283111 gene encoding transmembrane protein 184B isoform X2: MSTEHPAASELLANATVASSTAKANIAVRATEAAPAAALAIDPIINHVGDGIFLQAKTAQIFAGICVWMALFITCQQIYQHLRWYTNPQEQRWIVRILFIVPIYATYSWVSLLFFNSESVYVYFFTVRDCYEAFVIYNFLSLCYEYLGGEGNIMSEIRGKPIKSSCLYGTCCLAGKTYTIGFLRFCKQATLQFCLVKPLMAFIIIFLQAFNHYHDGDWSADGGYIYITVIYNISVSLALYGLYLFYFATRDLLTPFDPVLKFCTVKSVIFLSFWQGVGLAILEKAEVISPIVDAGGSTTSAGTVSAGYQNFFICIEMLFAAIALRYAFPYQVYAQSCMTDAHGRSVTMQSISSSLKETMNPKDIMTDAIHNFHPQYQQYTQYSSEVVSQMPYERL
- the LOC131283111 gene encoding transmembrane protein 184B isoform X1, producing MSTEHPAASELLANATVASSTAKANIAVRATEAAPAAALAIDPIINHVGDGIFLQAKTAQIFAGICVWMALFITCQQIYQHLRWYTNPQEQRWIVRILFIVPIYATYSWVSLLFFNSESVYVYFFTVRDCYEAFVIYNFLSLCYEYLGGEGNIMSEIRGKPIKSSCLYGTCCLAGKTYTIGFLRFCKQATLQFCLVKPLMAFIIIFLQAFNHYHDGDWSADGGYIYITVIYNISVSLALYGLYLFYFATRDLLTPFDPVLKFCTVKSVIFLSFWQGVGLAILEKAEVISPIVDAGGSTTSAGTVSAGYQNFFICIEMLFAAIALRYAFPYQVYAQSCMTDAHGRSVTMQSISSSLKETMNPKDIMTDAIHNFHPQYQQYTQYSSGGKNPRGIRVSSYDPDDPSNQLTGHGQQGGHGMGSGATTGSYNGNGAGGHGGSYIAPPTLGSQRKFMPGASVVPQKVSTISQNYNEKTMLLSSDDEYQ